A genomic window from Halorussus rarus includes:
- a CDS encoding coenzyme F420-0:L-glutamate ligase, whose protein sequence is MNVFAVPGLPEVRPGDDLAALVEAQTDLRDDDVLAVASTVVSKAEGRRADLDDFPAGPRARELAERLEAISGEEKDPRFAQAVLEESTEIITEAPFLLTATKFGHVGVNAGIDRSNVGGGAGGDGDDDGADLLLLPERPSESAARIRRNLSADPAVIVTDTSGRPFRHGQRGVAIGWAGMPASRDWRGERDRDGHELEVTVEAVVDELAAAANLVTGEGDDGLPVAVVRDWEFGDHEGSDNLYRDVDGDFVRQALRGWEFARD, encoded by the coding sequence ATGAACGTGTTCGCGGTGCCGGGGCTCCCCGAGGTCCGGCCGGGCGACGACCTCGCGGCGCTGGTCGAGGCTCAGACCGACCTCCGGGACGACGACGTACTGGCGGTCGCCAGCACCGTCGTCTCGAAGGCCGAGGGCCGGCGCGCCGACCTCGACGACTTCCCGGCCGGCCCCAGGGCCCGGGAGCTCGCCGAGCGCCTGGAAGCCATCTCCGGCGAGGAGAAAGACCCCCGGTTCGCCCAGGCCGTCCTGGAGGAGAGCACCGAGATCATCACGGAAGCGCCGTTCCTGCTCACCGCCACGAAGTTCGGCCACGTCGGCGTCAACGCCGGCATCGACCGGTCGAACGTCGGGGGCGGCGCCGGTGGAGACGGCGATGACGACGGCGCCGACCTGCTGTTGCTGCCCGAGCGCCCGAGCGAGAGCGCCGCCCGCATCCGGCGGAACCTCTCGGCCGACCCGGCCGTCATCGTGACCGACACCTCCGGCCGGCCGTTCCGGCACGGCCAGCGCGGCGTCGCCATCGGCTGGGCCGGCATGCCGGCCTCGCGTGACTGGCGGGGTGAGCGCGACCGCGACGGCCACGAGCTCGAGGTCACGGTCGAGGCGGTCGTCGACGAGCTGGCGGCCGCCGCCAACCTCGTGACCGGCGAGGGCGACGACGGCCTCCCGGTGGCGGTCGTCCGCGACTGGGAGTTCGGCGACCACGAGGGCTCGGACAACCTCTACCGGGACGTCGACGGCGACTTCGTCCGGCAGGCGCTCAGGGGGTGGGAGTTTGCGCGGGATTGA
- a CDS encoding DUF7573 domain-containing protein: MTEDASLDRFAEPDAPESEGNRPADAGEAGADRTGADPDDSRADDGDPSVEEADTDESADAPETVDAAVSTYSWSSGSGECAACGASVERRWRADGERGGDLVCADCKEW, encoded by the coding sequence GTGACCGAGGACGCATCGCTCGACCGGTTCGCCGAGCCCGACGCTCCCGAGAGCGAGGGAAACAGACCGGCGGACGCCGGAGAAGCGGGCGCCGACCGGACGGGCGCCGACCCCGACGACTCGCGGGCGGACGACGGGGACCCGAGCGTCGAGGAAGCGGACACGGACGAATCGGCAGACGCTCCCGAGACAGTCGACGCTGCGGTGTCCACCTACTCGTGGTCCTCCGGCAGCGGCGAGTGCGCCGCCTGCGGCGCGTCGGTCGAGCGCCGGTGGCGCGCCGACGGCGAGCGCGGCGGCGACCTGGTCTGCGCCGACTGCAAGGAGTGGTAG
- a CDS encoding DUF7504 family protein — protein MSADVRRRRAPDFDERLGAVVDALSPPTALLVAGTVDPAEYALDLRLLSRVGSPDETAFVVATTGSREDVLAHTRDDDAAGVGSLAVVDTVSEDQYLTAPYADVPTVFMPSADDLERVVIGLSDLTGTVVPATGTRHLVVRSLTPMIEGATAGRVCRLLERTEGLRTGDGLGIFGIDYTAHDEETMRELTSVVDRLLWVSEDSDGRLQFELRDAGRRFDG, from the coding sequence ATGTCCGCGGACGTCCGTCGGCGTCGCGCACCGGACTTCGACGAACGGCTCGGAGCGGTAGTCGACGCCCTCTCGCCGCCGACCGCGCTGCTCGTCGCGGGGACCGTCGACCCCGCGGAGTACGCGCTCGACCTCCGCCTCCTGTCCCGCGTAGGAAGCCCGGACGAAACCGCGTTCGTCGTGGCGACGACGGGAAGCCGAGAGGACGTGCTCGCGCACACGCGGGACGACGACGCCGCGGGGGTGGGCTCGCTGGCCGTGGTCGACACTGTCTCCGAGGACCAGTATCTGACCGCGCCGTACGCGGACGTCCCCACCGTCTTCATGCCGTCGGCGGACGACCTCGAACGCGTCGTGATCGGCCTCTCGGACCTGACCGGCACCGTCGTCCCCGCGACCGGGACGCGCCACCTCGTCGTTCGGTCGCTCACGCCGATGATCGAGGGCGCCACCGCCGGACGAGTCTGTCGACTCCTCGAACGGACGGAGGGGCTCCGGACCGGCGACGGTCTCGGGATCTTCGGCATCGATTACACGGCCCACGACGAGGAGACGATGCGGGAGTTGACGTCGGTCGTCGACCGCCTGTTGTGGGTGTCCGAAGATTCGGACGGACGACTGCAGTTCGAGCTTCGAGACGCGGGGCGCAGATTCGACGGCTAA
- a CDS encoding NUDIX domain-containing protein: MDETRVVTCFLRNRGEVLLLRRSAEVGSYAGQWGGVAGHAEADPDAGGRTASSEPSLADAREDAAAREEIAEETGLLDACTLARSGVTFSFEDEDLDTRWVVHPYLFDCERRDAETDWETAEAEWVHPTEILRRETVPNLWAAYSRVAPTVDQVAEDEDHGSAYVSVRALEVLRDRAGSFAERNAGGWPQLADLAERLLDARPSMAAVGNRVNRAMADAADDGRTAGAVERAARDGIERAYRAGDRAAELAADEIRGERVLTLSRSGTVLDALPAAAAASVAESRPAREGVGVAEALAEGADGERPDVTLHTDAAAAHVLATGEVDAVVVGADAVLPDGRVVNKTGTRGTALAAAREGVPVYAVAAGDKVRTDETVHLEDGDPGAVYDGEADLEVLNPTFDVTPADLVSGVVTERGMLDADGVSAVAEELRELAAWRDGSDRESVSEQER, translated from the coding sequence ATGGACGAGACGCGCGTCGTCACCTGCTTTCTGCGGAACCGCGGCGAGGTGCTGCTGCTCAGGCGCTCGGCCGAGGTGGGCTCGTACGCCGGCCAGTGGGGCGGGGTCGCGGGCCACGCCGAGGCCGACCCGGACGCCGGAGGACGAACCGCGTCCTCCGAGCCCTCGCTCGCCGACGCTCGCGAGGACGCCGCGGCCCGCGAGGAGATAGCGGAGGAGACCGGGCTGCTCGACGCCTGCACGCTGGCGCGGTCGGGGGTCACCTTCAGCTTCGAGGACGAAGACCTCGACACCCGGTGGGTCGTCCACCCGTACCTCTTCGACTGCGAGCGCCGCGACGCCGAGACCGACTGGGAGACCGCCGAAGCCGAGTGGGTCCACCCGACCGAGATACTCCGGCGCGAGACGGTCCCGAACCTCTGGGCCGCCTACTCGCGGGTGGCTCCGACAGTCGACCAGGTCGCGGAAGACGAGGACCACGGGTCGGCCTACGTCTCGGTCCGGGCGCTCGAAGTCCTGCGCGACCGGGCCGGCAGCTTCGCCGAGCGGAACGCCGGCGGCTGGCCCCAGTTGGCCGACCTGGCCGAGCGACTGCTCGACGCCCGGCCGAGCATGGCCGCGGTCGGCAACCGGGTGAACCGCGCGATGGCCGACGCCGCGGACGACGGCCGGACCGCCGGAGCCGTCGAGCGGGCCGCCCGCGATGGCATCGAGCGCGCCTACCGGGCCGGCGACCGAGCCGCCGAACTCGCGGCCGACGAGATCCGGGGCGAGCGCGTGCTCACCCTCTCGCGGTCGGGCACCGTGCTCGACGCCCTGCCCGCAGCCGCGGCGGCGTCCGTCGCCGAGTCGCGGCCGGCCCGCGAGGGCGTCGGCGTGGCGGAAGCGCTCGCCGAGGGAGCGGACGGGGAGCGACCCGACGTCACGCTCCACACCGACGCCGCCGCGGCGCACGTGCTGGCGACCGGTGAGGTCGACGCGGTGGTCGTCGGCGCCGACGCGGTCCTGCCGGACGGGCGCGTGGTGAACAAGACCGGCACCCGCGGGACCGCGCTCGCCGCGGCCCGCGAGGGCGTCCCGGTCTACGCGGTCGCGGCCGGCGACAAGGTTCGGACCGACGAGACGGTGCACCTCGAAGACGGCGACCCCGGGGCCGTGTACGACGGCGAGGCCGACCTCGAAGTGCTGAATCCGACCTTCGACGTGACGCCCGCCGACCTGGTGTCGGGCGTCGTCACCGAGCGCGGGATGCTCGACGCCGACGGCGTGTCGGCGGTGGCCGAGGAACTGCGCGAACTGGCGGCCTGGCGCGACGGGTCGGACCGGGAATCCGTCAGCGAGCAGGAGCGGTGA
- a CDS encoding PQQ-binding-like beta-propeller repeat protein: MTEDTCQRSRNSPTMVRPPSRRDVLCGSAGALAGVTGGLFARPHLGTAADSTADESADPVPLAWADAEWPYPDYDPARTRHPPASSAPDDALERDWRVALDPVHSRTPVVAANGRVFTGAVHDRGTTVRAVSLGTGAPAWERHYDGDDTTRPSLVAAGDGVYYRISDGRFPLGQLGAATGERVWGVADPPLGGWTLGGGRLYYGDRKIGALRAYDARTGESLWSTGVDDERLVVRSFHPEYGVFAASFGTLYALDPADGAVRWTVPVPEHTRSGPVVTGGRAFVTKWGDGMDLLAFDAATGDRLWRYPLSPTEVERSGRVFRRWYELGAATPETVLIVERHADEAPGALHAVDAATGDRLWRVAPPDGARAFSAPTVVDGDAYVCVGGDDLTALLRLDPADGTRRASRPLPDHGSAPVVTDGRVLVRTGRELLAFA; the protein is encoded by the coding sequence ATGACAGAAGATACTTGCCAGCGCTCGCGGAACTCGCCGACGATGGTCCGCCCGCCCTCCAGGCGCGACGTCCTCTGCGGCAGCGCCGGCGCCCTCGCCGGCGTCACCGGCGGCCTGTTCGCGCGACCGCACCTCGGCACCGCCGCCGACTCGACGGCGGACGAGTCCGCGGACCCGGTCCCGCTCGCGTGGGCCGACGCGGAGTGGCCGTATCCCGACTACGACCCGGCCCGGACGCGACACCCGCCGGCGAGCAGCGCGCCCGACGACGCCCTCGAACGCGACTGGCGGGTCGCCCTCGACCCGGTCCACTCGCGTACGCCGGTCGTCGCCGCGAACGGCCGCGTCTTCACCGGCGCGGTTCACGACCGCGGAACGACGGTCCGCGCAGTTTCTCTCGGGACGGGAGCGCCGGCCTGGGAGCGCCACTACGACGGGGACGACACGACCCGCCCGTCCCTCGTCGCCGCGGGCGACGGCGTGTACTACCGAATCAGCGACGGGCGGTTCCCGCTCGGACAACTCGGCGCGGCGACCGGCGAGCGGGTGTGGGGCGTCGCGGACCCGCCGCTCGGCGGGTGGACGCTCGGCGGCGGCCGCCTCTACTACGGCGACCGGAAGATCGGGGCGCTCCGGGCGTACGACGCCCGGACCGGCGAGTCGCTCTGGTCGACCGGCGTCGACGACGAGCGCCTCGTCGTCCGGTCGTTCCACCCCGAGTACGGCGTCTTCGCCGCGTCGTTCGGGACGCTGTACGCGCTCGACCCGGCGGACGGCGCGGTCCGCTGGACCGTCCCCGTCCCGGAGCACACCCGGTCGGGGCCGGTCGTGACCGGCGGCCGGGCGTTCGTGACGAAGTGGGGCGACGGCATGGACCTCCTCGCGTTCGACGCGGCGACCGGCGACCGGCTGTGGCGCTATCCGCTCTCGCCGACCGAGGTCGAGCGCTCCGGGAGGGTCTTCCGTCGGTGGTACGAACTCGGCGCGGCGACGCCCGAGACGGTGCTGATCGTCGAGCGCCACGCCGACGAGGCGCCGGGCGCGCTCCACGCGGTCGACGCCGCGACGGGCGACCGGCTGTGGCGGGTCGCGCCGCCCGACGGTGCCCGCGCGTTCTCGGCCCCGACGGTCGTCGACGGGGACGCGTACGTCTGCGTCGGCGGCGACGACCTGACCGCGCTCCTCCGGCTGGACCCGGCGGACGGTACCCGGCGAGCGTCGCGGCCGCTCCCCGACCACGGGAGCGCGCCGGTCGTGACCGACGGCCGGGTGCTCGTCCGGACCGGCCGGGAGCTCCTCGCGTTCGCCTGA
- a CDS encoding metallophosphoesterase family protein: MVEVAIVSDTHVPSRADRVPDWVAERVRGADHTIHAGDFDSPAAYEAVADLAGANFTAVTGNMDPASLDLPRVAAVEISGTTFVVTHGTAATPEEYEETVAEAVSEELTGPGIAVAGHTHEVVDDDIEGIRFLNPGSATGADPAERETMMTVEIVEGEVDVRVFEADEEIDA; this comes from the coding sequence ATGGTCGAGGTAGCCATCGTCAGCGACACGCACGTCCCGTCGCGCGCCGACCGGGTCCCCGACTGGGTGGCCGAGCGCGTCCGCGGGGCCGACCACACCATCCACGCCGGCGACTTCGACAGCCCCGCGGCCTACGAGGCGGTCGCGGACCTCGCGGGAGCGAACTTCACCGCCGTCACCGGCAACATGGACCCCGCTTCGCTCGATTTGCCGCGGGTCGCCGCGGTCGAGATCAGCGGGACCACGTTCGTGGTGACTCACGGCACGGCGGCGACCCCGGAGGAGTACGAGGAGACGGTCGCCGAGGCCGTCAGCGAAGAGCTCACCGGCCCCGGCATCGCGGTCGCGGGCCACACCCACGAGGTCGTCGACGACGACATCGAGGGCATCCGCTTTCTGAACCCCGGGAGCGCGACCGGGGCCGACCCCGCCGAGCGCGAGACGATGATGACCGTCGAGATCGTAGAGGGCGAGGTGGACGTGCGGGTCTTCGAGGCCGACGAGGAGATCGACGCCTGA
- a CDS encoding AAA family ATPase → MTEANPPTPRTDASPDPLSVSEAADVAERVVENVERVIVGHRDVTEHIVTAILARGHLLLDDVPGVGKTMLARSLARSIDCDFSRVQFTPDLMPSDVTGVNVFDERTREFEFRPGPVFGNVVLADEINRAPPKTQSALLEAMEEAQVTVDGQTYELDQPFTVIATQNDVEADRTYDLPIAEIDRFAKRLTLGYPSPEDESEVLRRVTGGHPIEDLDSVATAEDVLAARETVAGATAGEAVRAYVTRLANYTRDHADLGVSPRGSIALLRSAQARAVLDGRDYVVPDDVQAEAEAVLAHRVRTGASSGRSGRDLIAEALESVPVE, encoded by the coding sequence ATGACAGAAGCCAATCCCCCAACGCCGCGAACCGACGCCTCGCCGGACCCGCTGTCGGTCAGCGAGGCGGCCGACGTCGCCGAGCGAGTCGTCGAGAACGTCGAGCGGGTCATCGTGGGCCACCGCGACGTGACCGAACACATCGTGACCGCCATCCTCGCGCGGGGTCACCTGCTGCTCGACGACGTGCCCGGGGTGGGCAAGACGATGCTCGCCCGGTCGCTGGCCCGCTCGATCGACTGCGATTTCTCGCGGGTCCAGTTCACCCCCGACCTGATGCCCAGCGACGTGACCGGCGTGAACGTCTTCGACGAGCGCACCCGGGAGTTCGAGTTCCGGCCCGGCCCCGTGTTCGGCAACGTGGTGCTGGCCGACGAGATCAACCGCGCGCCGCCCAAGACCCAGTCCGCCCTGCTCGAGGCCATGGAGGAGGCCCAGGTCACCGTCGACGGCCAGACCTACGAGCTCGACCAGCCGTTCACCGTCATCGCCACCCAGAACGACGTGGAGGCCGACCGGACCTACGACCTCCCCATCGCCGAGATCGACCGGTTCGCCAAGCGGCTCACGCTGGGCTACCCCTCGCCGGAGGACGAGTCGGAGGTGCTCCGCCGGGTCACCGGCGGCCACCCCATCGAGGACCTGGATTCCGTCGCCACCGCCGAGGACGTGCTGGCCGCCCGCGAGACCGTCGCCGGCGCAACCGCGGGCGAGGCGGTCCGGGCGTACGTGACCCGGCTGGCCAACTACACCCGCGACCACGCCGACCTCGGGGTCAGCCCCCGGGGCTCCATCGCGCTGCTCCGGTCGGCCCAGGCCAGGGCGGTCCTCGACGGTCGGGACTACGTGGTCCCCGACGACGTCCAGGCCGAGGCCGAGGCCGTGCTCGCCCACCGCGTCCGGACCGGCGCGTCGTCCGGCAGGTCGGGCCGGGACCTGATCGCCGAGGCGCTCGAGTCGGTCCCGGTGGAGTGA
- the ddh gene encoding D-2-hydroxyacid dehydrogenase: MQVGRIGIHESVSAVFPPEELRDELADAGPAVAVVDDDELGDCDAVVAFGHSEAFLDSEVEWVHSIQAGYDAFPLDEFEAADVALTSSTGIHDTSVGEFAVGLMLTFARRLHTYVRNQADREWAHPAWDDPFTLQGERCCVVGLGTLGRGIAQRADALGMEVVGVRRSGDPAPHVETVYAPDRLHEAVAGARFVALAVPLTDETEGLIGAAEFAAMDGDAYLVNVARGPVVAEDELVDALRDGEIAGAGLDVFEEEPLPADSALWDFEEVVVSPHRAAAERDYHRHVAGLIRENLERLASGDAMTNRVV; the protein is encoded by the coding sequence ATGCAGGTAGGACGCATCGGCATCCACGAGTCGGTGAGCGCCGTCTTCCCGCCCGAGGAGTTGCGCGACGAACTGGCCGACGCAGGACCGGCGGTGGCCGTGGTCGACGACGACGAACTCGGGGACTGCGACGCGGTCGTCGCGTTCGGCCACTCCGAGGCCTTCCTCGACTCGGAGGTCGAGTGGGTCCACTCGATCCAGGCCGGCTACGACGCGTTCCCGCTCGACGAGTTCGAGGCCGCCGACGTCGCGCTGACCAGCAGCACCGGCATCCACGACACCAGCGTGGGCGAGTTCGCGGTCGGGCTGATGCTGACGTTCGCGCGCCGGCTCCACACCTACGTCCGGAACCAGGCGGACCGCGAGTGGGCCCACCCCGCGTGGGACGACCCGTTCACCCTCCAGGGCGAGCGGTGCTGCGTCGTCGGCCTCGGCACCCTCGGGCGGGGCATCGCGCAGCGCGCCGACGCCCTCGGCATGGAGGTGGTGGGCGTCCGGCGGTCGGGCGACCCCGCGCCCCACGTCGAGACCGTCTACGCCCCCGACCGACTCCACGAGGCGGTCGCCGGCGCCCGGTTCGTCGCGCTGGCGGTGCCGCTGACCGACGAGACCGAGGGGCTGATCGGCGCCGCGGAGTTCGCGGCGATGGACGGCGACGCTTACCTCGTCAACGTCGCCCGCGGACCCGTGGTCGCCGAGGACGAACTGGTCGACGCACTCCGCGACGGCGAGATCGCGGGCGCCGGGCTCGACGTGTTCGAGGAGGAGCCGCTTCCGGCCGACTCCGCGCTCTGGGACTTCGAGGAGGTCGTCGTGTCGCCCCACCGGGCCGCGGCCGAGCGCGACTACCACCGCCACGTCGCGGGGCTCATCCGGGAGAATCTGGAGCGCCTGGCGTCGGGCGACGCGATGACGAACCGGGTCGTCTGA
- a CDS encoding 5,10-methylenetetrahydromethanopterin reductase — protein MRGIELTPEHPVDDLVAIGESAEAEGFDAVFASCHYNNRDPFVVLDRVAAATDDLLVGPGVANPYETHPVALASRVATLAEASGGRAVCGLGAGDRSTLANLGVEREKPLRRVLETMKVAQKLWAGERVDHDGTFRATDAGLNYADAIGAGRGDGDGGDGAIPVYVGAQGPHMIRMAAKHADGVLVNASHPDDFAWADEQVETGLAERPDERGDFDFAAYASVSVAEDEAAAREAARPPVAFIAAGAAPPVLDRHDLDRECAEEIGEAIEAGEFSAAFEAVTPAMLDAFCIAGTPETAAEKISEVLEYADSFVAGSPLGPDPREAVSLVAGAVDRATRE, from the coding sequence TTGCGCGGGATTGAGCTCACGCCCGAGCATCCCGTCGACGACCTGGTGGCCATCGGCGAGTCCGCCGAGGCCGAGGGGTTCGACGCCGTCTTCGCGAGCTGCCACTACAACAACCGCGACCCGTTCGTCGTGCTCGACCGGGTCGCGGCCGCGACCGACGACCTGCTGGTCGGGCCGGGCGTGGCCAACCCCTACGAGACCCACCCGGTCGCGCTCGCCTCGCGGGTGGCGACGCTGGCGGAGGCCAGCGGCGGCCGGGCGGTCTGCGGCCTCGGCGCCGGCGACCGCTCGACCCTCGCCAACCTCGGCGTCGAGCGCGAGAAGCCGCTCCGGCGCGTGCTGGAGACCATGAAGGTGGCCCAGAAGCTCTGGGCCGGCGAGCGCGTCGACCACGACGGGACCTTCCGGGCGACCGACGCGGGGCTGAACTACGCCGACGCCATCGGCGCCGGTCGCGGGGACGGTGACGGCGGCGACGGCGCCATCCCCGTCTACGTCGGCGCGCAGGGCCCCCACATGATCCGGATGGCGGCCAAGCACGCCGACGGGGTGCTGGTCAACGCCTCGCACCCCGACGACTTCGCGTGGGCCGACGAGCAGGTCGAGACGGGGCTGGCCGAGCGCCCAGACGAGCGGGGTGACTTCGACTTCGCGGCCTACGCCAGCGTCAGCGTGGCCGAGGACGAGGCGGCCGCCCGGGAGGCGGCGCGACCGCCGGTGGCGTTCATCGCGGCCGGGGCGGCTCCGCCGGTGCTCGACAGGCACGACCTCGACCGCGAGTGCGCCGAAGAGATCGGCGAGGCCATCGAGGCGGGCGAGTTCTCGGCCGCGTTCGAGGCGGTCACGCCCGCCATGCTCGACGCGTTCTGCATCGCCGGCACGCCGGAGACGGCCGCGGAGAAGATTTCGGAGGTGCTGGAGTACGCCGACAGCTTCGTCGCTGGGTCGCCGCTCGGACCGGACCCGCGCGAGGCGGTCAGCCTCGTTGCTGGGGCGGTCGACCGAGCGACTCGGGAGTGA
- a CDS encoding Hvo_1808 family surface protein, with protein MLSQGERIASVLLVIALLASGVAGATLGGPPADASPTAGDATPNAGDATPSASAQDGGGSSGPQNVSTECAASPPQNGSDPASDVMGWENGLWYNESLEVNQDDGVQRGERERIVSRTMARVEAIRCIEFNQSVPVSVISRQQFQRQQERRNVSEGLRKFDNVKFEALLLVNESADSIAVQNRNRASGVLGYYSPRRDEIVVIAESAEQLRIDELTLAHELMHAWQDQQFNLSGGELQAQLRDQVNARNGVIEGDASYVETLYEERCGAGWECLDAPRPSAGQLANIGVYLLKYQPYSDGPAFIRTAYEFGGWDAVDQLYRDPPASTEQVIHPLKYRSDPPTNVTIDDTAEGSWERVNAPNRPGYGQLGEAAAMMMFVYPYYDSGGRTQIVPRDEWFDYNQSGGVSTFDPLNYESDYSAGWDGDRLHVYENEAGEFGYVWRLAWDSPQDAQQFVEGYQEVLRYWGGQQVGPNTWRIAQGGFADAFYVQLDDRNVTIVNAPTVGQLSEIRPDVDPITSNRTTTAAGGDAGEATATPDDGATETTTDGTADTAEIEVGTTTAAANETATAG; from the coding sequence ATGTTATCACAGGGCGAACGAATCGCGTCAGTACTACTGGTAATCGCGCTGCTCGCGTCGGGCGTCGCGGGAGCGACTCTCGGCGGGCCGCCGGCCGACGCGTCGCCGACGGCGGGCGACGCGACACCGAACGCCGGTGACGCGACACCGAGTGCGAGCGCGCAGGACGGGGGCGGGAGCAGCGGACCGCAGAACGTCTCGACGGAGTGTGCGGCGTCGCCGCCCCAGAACGGCTCCGACCCCGCGTCGGACGTGATGGGGTGGGAGAACGGGCTCTGGTACAACGAGTCGCTAGAGGTGAACCAGGACGACGGGGTCCAGCGGGGCGAGCGCGAGCGCATCGTCTCGCGCACGATGGCCCGGGTCGAGGCGATCCGGTGCATCGAGTTCAACCAGTCGGTGCCGGTGTCGGTCATCAGCAGACAGCAGTTCCAGCGCCAGCAGGAGCGGCGGAACGTCTCCGAGGGGCTCCGGAAGTTCGACAACGTCAAGTTCGAAGCCCTGCTGCTCGTCAACGAGTCGGCCGACTCCATCGCGGTCCAGAACCGGAACCGCGCCAGCGGCGTCCTCGGCTACTACAGCCCGCGGCGCGACGAGATCGTCGTCATCGCCGAGAGCGCCGAGCAGCTCCGCATCGACGAACTGACTCTGGCCCACGAGCTGATGCACGCCTGGCAGGACCAGCAGTTCAACCTCTCGGGCGGCGAACTCCAGGCGCAGCTCCGCGACCAGGTCAACGCCCGGAACGGCGTCATCGAGGGCGACGCCAGCTACGTCGAGACGCTCTACGAGGAGCGGTGCGGCGCCGGGTGGGAGTGCCTCGACGCGCCCCGGCCCAGCGCGGGGCAGCTCGCCAACATCGGCGTCTACCTGCTGAAGTACCAGCCGTACAGCGACGGGCCGGCGTTCATCAGGACGGCCTACGAGTTCGGCGGCTGGGACGCGGTCGACCAGCTCTACCGCGACCCGCCGGCGAGCACCGAGCAGGTCATCCACCCGCTCAAGTACCGGTCCGACCCGCCGACGAACGTGACCATCGACGACACCGCGGAGGGGTCGTGGGAGCGCGTGAACGCGCCGAACCGGCCCGGCTACGGCCAGCTCGGCGAGGCCGCGGCGATGATGATGTTCGTCTACCCGTACTACGACAGCGGGGGCCGGACCCAGATCGTGCCCCGCGACGAGTGGTTCGACTACAACCAGTCGGGCGGCGTCAGCACGTTCGACCCGCTGAACTACGAGTCGGACTACTCGGCCGGCTGGGACGGCGACCGGCTCCACGTCTACGAGAACGAGGCCGGGGAGTTCGGCTACGTCTGGCGGCTGGCGTGGGACTCGCCCCAGGACGCCCAGCAGTTCGTCGAGGGGTACCAGGAGGTCCTCCGGTACTGGGGCGGCCAGCAGGTCGGCCCGAACACCTGGCGCATCGCGCAGGGCGGGTTCGCCGACGCGTTCTACGTCCAGCTCGACGACCGGAACGTCACCATCGTGAACGCGCCGACGGTGGGCCAGCTCTCGGAGATTCGGCCCGACGTCGACCCGATCACGTCCAACCGGACGACCACCGCTGCGGGCGGTGACGCGGGCGAGGCGACCGCCACGCCGGACGACGGAGCGACCGAGACGACGACCGACGGAACGGCTGACACCGCCGAAATCGAGGTCGGGACGACGACCGCGGCGGCCAACGAGACCGCGACGGCCGGGTAG
- a CDS encoding TetR/AcrR family transcriptional regulator, which translates to MPPENLFDESADDTRSAIMEATYHALVEHGYAGLSIQRIADEFDKSKSLLYHHYDGKDELLVDFLEFVLGDLHQQAMVPRDAPADEQLRSFFGGTDPAEPERSDEFVGVFVELRAQAVQCDDYQRLITRTDEYIREYLAAIIEDGIEEGSFREVDPDRTATFLVSVLDAVLLRRTTTDDPELAWDVLAELDDYLETRLYRDD; encoded by the coding sequence ATGCCGCCGGAGAATCTCTTCGACGAGTCGGCCGACGACACCCGATCGGCCATCATGGAGGCGACGTATCACGCGCTGGTCGAGCACGGCTACGCCGGACTCAGTATCCAGCGCATCGCCGACGAGTTCGACAAGAGCAAGTCGCTGCTCTACCACCACTACGACGGGAAGGACGAGCTGCTGGTCGACTTCCTCGAGTTCGTCCTCGGCGACCTGCACCAGCAGGCCATGGTCCCCCGAGACGCGCCAGCCGACGAGCAGCTCCGTTCGTTCTTCGGGGGGACCGACCCGGCGGAGCCGGAACGCAGCGACGAGTTCGTCGGCGTCTTCGTGGAGCTCCGGGCCCAGGCGGTGCAGTGCGACGACTACCAGCGACTGATCACCCGGACCGACGAGTACATCCGCGAGTACCTCGCGGCAATCATCGAGGACGGCATCGAGGAGGGGAGCTTCCGCGAGGTGGACCCCGACCGGACCGCGACGTTCCTCGTCTCGGTGCTCGACGCCGTGCTGCTGCGCCGCACCACCACCGACGACCCGGAGCTGGCCTGGGACGTCCTCGCGGAACTGGACGACTACCTCGAGACGCGGCTGTACCGCGACGACTGA